A stretch of the Sulfurimonas sp. HSL3-1 genome encodes the following:
- a CDS encoding glucose-6-phosphate isomerase has translation MLRFDRDFTFEGSEAQHRVMEEAFAVVTEEHKGRIGYYDLPEGSRTLVEAAKALETQNSLLASGAITDIAVIGIGGSSLGIKAVDSLLASRGDKTRELHFFENSDPIDITRTMAKLTKEKTLFVVISKSGGTIETTSIFKTLIAHFGLELDGADRERVFVITDAGSSLSKFGDAYGLGQFNIPDNVGGRFSVLSAVGIIPLTLAGYDTAALLAGAGSFLTSFFEGKEQHLLEKACFIYEHDREHSVNVLFSYANDLENFTKWYVQLWGESLGKVDAMGSHVGMTPVGLIGSVDQHSFLQLLIEGPKDKTVTFISIEDFGAPLVIPEISLKHIEKTDFINGKSFSTLINAQCAATRESLVRSGVPTDGIVIEQIDAASVGTMIIYYELLTSLVGAMLLVNTYDQPGVELGKVILYETFTDKG, from the coding sequence ATGTTACGTTTTGATCGCGATTTTACGTTTGAGGGTTCAGAGGCACAGCACCGGGTCATGGAGGAGGCGTTTGCCGTCGTCACTGAAGAACACAAGGGACGGATCGGCTATTATGACCTTCCGGAAGGCTCCCGGACGCTGGTGGAAGCGGCCAAAGCGCTGGAGACACAGAACAGCCTGCTGGCATCGGGGGCGATCACGGACATCGCCGTCATCGGCATCGGCGGCTCCTCACTGGGGATCAAGGCGGTGGATTCGCTGCTGGCGTCCCGGGGCGACAAAACCCGCGAACTGCACTTTTTCGAGAACTCCGACCCCATCGACATCACCCGCACGATGGCGAAGCTGACGAAGGAGAAGACCCTCTTCGTTGTCATCTCCAAGTCCGGCGGTACGATCGAAACGACCTCCATCTTCAAGACGCTGATCGCGCATTTCGGCCTGGAACTGGACGGTGCGGACCGGGAGCGTGTCTTTGTCATCACCGACGCAGGTTCAAGCCTCTCAAAGTTCGGCGACGCGTACGGCCTTGGGCAGTTCAACATCCCCGACAATGTCGGCGGGCGCTTCTCCGTGCTCAGCGCCGTGGGCATCATTCCGCTGACGCTGGCGGGTTACGATACGGCGGCGCTGCTGGCGGGGGCGGGAAGCTTCCTCACCTCCTTCTTCGAGGGCAAAGAGCAGCACCTGCTGGAGAAAGCGTGTTTCATCTACGAACATGACAGAGAACACTCCGTCAACGTCCTCTTCTCCTACGCCAACGACCTGGAGAACTTTACCAAGTGGTACGTGCAGCTCTGGGGCGAATCGCTGGGCAAGGTGGATGCGATGGGATCGCACGTCGGCATGACGCCGGTGGGGCTGATCGGTTCGGTGGACCAGCACTCCTTTTTGCAGCTGCTGATCGAAGGACCGAAGGACAAGACGGTCACCTTTATCAGCATCGAGGATTTCGGCGCGCCGCTCGTCATCCCCGAGATCTCGCTCAAGCACATCGAAAAGACCGATTTCATCAACGGCAAGAGCTTCAGTACCCTCATCAACGCCCAGTGCGCGGCTACCCGCGAAAGCCTCGTGCGCAGCGGCGTGCCGACGGACGGCATCGTCATCGAACAGATCGATGCCGCGAGCGTCGGCACCATGATCATCTACTACGAACTGCTGACGTCCCTCGTCGGAGCGATGCTGCTGGTCAATACCTATGACCAGCCGGGCGTCGAGCTCGGCAAGGTGATCCTTTACGAAACATTTACAGACAAAGGCTGA
- the glgB gene encoding 1,4-alpha-glucan branching protein GlgB — translation MTIHYDISRFTDMDIYLFKEGTHTKLYEKMGAHFMERDGARGVYFAVWAPNAERVSVRGDFNDYDTHRHPLRLREDGSGIWEGFIQGVEAGLTYKYHIVSKFHNIVHDKADPFAFYAEVPSNSASRIWELDGYGWNDGGWMQTRALHNRHDAPVSVYEMHLGSWRRKVEESDRYLTYRELADELVAYLKEMNYTHVEFMPLTEYPYYGSWGYQVTGYYSATARYGEPQDLMHLIDALHQNGIGVIMDWVPSHFAVDMHGLINFDGTALYEHADPRQGYHPEWGSIIFNYGRNEVRAFLISSALFWLEKYHIDGIRVDAVASMLYLNYAREEGEWVPNEHGGNENLEAVAFLRQLNAAAYGAHPDIMMIAEESTAWPMVTRPIEVGGLGFGFKWNMGWMHDTLAYMHRDPVYRQHHHDQLTFSMWYAFDENFMLPLSHDEVVHMKGSLINKMPGDTNQKFANLRALYGYMMAHPGKKLLFMGGEFAQYAEWAYKHSLEWHLLEFPLHQGLQKMMAELNRLYRSEPALYLHDVERKGFEWIDDADYSHNCISFMRKSENPDETVYVVCNFADETREGYRLALPEGGEYVEIFNSQAKAYEGWEIGNEGVLYAEETPLCGRPFSLAMTLPPMGVVYFKKLIAQ, via the coding sequence ATGACGATCCACTACGATATCTCCCGCTTTACCGACATGGACATCTACCTCTTCAAAGAGGGGACCCATACCAAGCTTTATGAGAAGATGGGGGCGCACTTTATGGAGCGCGACGGCGCGCGCGGCGTCTATTTCGCCGTCTGGGCGCCCAACGCGGAGCGCGTCAGCGTCCGGGGAGACTTCAACGATTACGACACCCATCGCCACCCGCTCCGGCTGCGCGAAGACGGCTCGGGGATCTGGGAAGGGTTCATCCAGGGGGTCGAAGCGGGGCTGACCTACAAGTACCATATCGTCTCGAAATTCCATAACATCGTGCACGACAAGGCGGACCCCTTCGCCTTTTACGCGGAGGTGCCCTCCAACTCCGCGTCGCGCATCTGGGAGCTGGACGGCTACGGCTGGAACGACGGGGGATGGATGCAAACGCGCGCGCTGCACAACCGCCACGACGCTCCCGTCAGCGTCTACGAGATGCACTTGGGCTCTTGGCGACGGAAGGTCGAGGAGAGCGACCGCTATCTGACCTACCGCGAGCTGGCGGACGAGCTGGTGGCCTATCTCAAGGAGATGAACTATACCCACGTCGAGTTCATGCCGCTGACCGAATACCCCTACTACGGCTCCTGGGGCTACCAGGTGACGGGCTACTACAGCGCGACGGCGCGCTACGGGGAACCGCAGGACCTGATGCACCTGATCGACGCCCTGCACCAAAACGGCATCGGCGTCATCATGGACTGGGTGCCCTCGCACTTCGCCGTCGATATGCACGGGCTGATCAACTTCGACGGCACCGCTTTGTACGAACATGCCGATCCGCGGCAGGGATACCACCCGGAGTGGGGGAGCATCATCTTCAACTACGGCCGCAACGAAGTGAGGGCTTTCCTCATCAGTTCGGCACTCTTCTGGCTGGAGAAGTACCACATCGACGGGATCCGCGTCGACGCCGTCGCCTCGATGCTCTACCTCAACTACGCCCGCGAAGAGGGCGAATGGGTCCCGAACGAGCACGGCGGCAACGAGAATCTCGAAGCGGTCGCCTTCCTGCGCCAGCTCAACGCGGCGGCCTACGGAGCACACCCGGATATCATGATGATCGCCGAGGAGTCGACGGCCTGGCCGATGGTGACGCGCCCGATCGAGGTCGGCGGGCTCGGGTTCGGCTTCAAATGGAACATGGGGTGGATGCACGACACGCTTGCGTACATGCACCGCGACCCGGTCTACCGCCAGCACCACCACGACCAGCTCACCTTCAGCATGTGGTACGCTTTCGACGAAAACTTCATGCTGCCGCTGAGCCACGACGAAGTGGTCCACATGAAAGGGTCGCTCATCAACAAGATGCCCGGCGATACGAACCAGAAGTTCGCCAACCTTCGCGCGCTTTACGGCTACATGATGGCCCACCCGGGCAAGAAACTGCTCTTTATGGGCGGGGAATTCGCCCAGTACGCCGAGTGGGCGTATAAGCACAGCCTCGAGTGGCACCTGCTGGAGTTCCCGCTGCACCAGGGACTGCAGAAGATGATGGCGGAGCTCAACCGTCTCTACCGCAGCGAACCGGCGCTCTACCTGCACGACGTAGAGCGTAAGGGGTTCGAGTGGATCGACGACGCCGACTACAGCCATAACTGCATCAGCTTCATGCGCAAAAGCGAGAACCCAGACGAGACCGTCTACGTCGTCTGCAACTTCGCCGACGAGACGCGCGAGGGGTACCGGCTCGCACTCCCCGAGGGCGGAGAATACGTGGAGATCTTCAACTCCCAGGCCAAGGCTTACGAGGGGTGGGAGATCGGCAATGAGGGTGTGCTCTATGCCGAAGAGACGCCGCTATGCGGCCGTCCCTTCTCGCTCGCGATGACGCTGCCCCCGATGGGCGTCGTCTACTTTAAAAAGCTGATTGCACAATAG
- the glgA gene encoding glycogen synthase GlgA yields MTSFNILLAASEAVPFAKSGGLADVAGALPKALRALGHDVRVVMPRYYIVDTEKYGLKKLNGSLGVPMGSMGEAWAAVYEGVLPGSDVPVYFIDHEGFFGRKGLYDEGGQAYGDNDNRFIFFSKAVFQLAKMLRFKPDVIHANDWHTASIPLLLNTTYAFDPDFENTGTLLTIHNLQHQGKFYKGAMDVLGVGWEHYNADELEEFGGVNLLKAGIVHADAVNAVSRKYANEIRTAEFGWGLEGLIDANAHKLYGILNGVDYDEWSPAVDPLIPQTFDVDNLAGKAICKQELQREFGLPEREDVPLIGLVGRLAEQKGIGLLAGAIWNLMELDIQIVLLGTGETWAEFFFSDVAAKYPDKFGCYIGYRNDLAHRIEAGSDLFLMPSLFEPCGLNQIYSLRYGTLPIVRATGGLDDTIRNYGNDHQSGTGFKFDFATPDALSNTVKWATEIWYGDPDAIDQMRLNAMQQRFDWEVAAEAYGDLYCRIIGGRRSSRHQ; encoded by the coding sequence ATGACATCATTCAATATTCTTCTGGCGGCCTCCGAAGCCGTTCCTTTTGCCAAGAGCGGCGGTCTCGCCGACGTAGCGGGCGCGCTTCCGAAGGCGTTGCGCGCGTTGGGACACGATGTCCGCGTCGTAATGCCGCGTTACTACATTGTTGATACCGAGAAGTACGGGCTGAAAAAGCTCAACGGTTCCCTCGGCGTGCCGATGGGAAGCATGGGCGAAGCGTGGGCGGCCGTGTACGAAGGGGTGCTGCCCGGCAGCGACGTCCCCGTCTACTTTATCGATCACGAAGGCTTTTTCGGCCGCAAGGGGCTCTACGACGAGGGCGGCCAGGCCTACGGCGACAACGACAATCGTTTCATCTTTTTCTCCAAGGCGGTGTTCCAGCTCGCAAAGATGCTGCGGTTCAAACCCGACGTCATCCACGCGAACGACTGGCACACGGCGTCGATCCCGCTGCTGCTCAACACGACCTACGCCTTCGATCCCGACTTCGAGAACACCGGGACGCTGCTGACGATCCACAACCTCCAGCACCAGGGCAAGTTCTACAAGGGCGCGATGGATGTGCTCGGCGTCGGCTGGGAACACTACAACGCCGACGAACTCGAAGAGTTCGGCGGGGTGAACCTGCTCAAAGCGGGCATCGTGCACGCCGATGCCGTCAACGCCGTCAGCCGCAAGTACGCCAACGAGATCCGCACGGCGGAGTTCGGCTGGGGGCTGGAGGGGCTTATAGACGCCAACGCCCATAAGCTTTACGGCATCCTCAACGGCGTCGATTACGACGAGTGGAGCCCGGCGGTCGATCCGCTGATCCCGCAGACCTTCGACGTCGACAACCTTGCCGGAAAAGCGATTTGCAAACAGGAGCTGCAGCGCGAATTCGGTCTCCCCGAACGCGAGGACGTGCCGCTGATCGGCCTGGTCGGACGGCTCGCGGAGCAGAAGGGTATCGGCCTGCTGGCCGGGGCGATCTGGAACCTGATGGAGCTGGACATCCAGATCGTGCTGCTGGGCACGGGCGAGACCTGGGCGGAATTCTTCTTCAGCGACGTGGCCGCCAAGTACCCGGATAAATTCGGCTGTTACATCGGCTACCGCAACGACCTGGCCCACCGCATCGAGGCGGGCAGCGACCTTTTCCTGATGCCCTCCCTGTTCGAGCCCTGCGGGCTGAACCAGATCTACAGCCTCCGCTACGGCACCCTGCCCATCGTCCGCGCAACGGGCGGACTGGACGATACGATCCGGAATTACGGGAACGACCATCAAAGCGGTACCGGCTTCAAGTTCGATTTTGCGACGCCGGATGCGCTAAGCAATACCGTCAAATGGGCAACGGAGATCTGGTACGGGGACCCGGATGCCATCGACCAGATGCGTCTCAATGCGATGCAGCAGCGTTTCGACTGGGAAGTCGCGGCCGAAGCCTACGGCGACCTCTACTGTCGCATTATCGGCGGACGGCGCAGCAGCCGCCATCAATAA
- a CDS encoding glycogen/starch synthase, with amino-acid sequence MRKQSVLFAASEVYPFAKTGGLADVGYSLPKALSDAFDVTVVMPLYHTVDRQRFGIEGPTDFFDVMLGIERRTVSVYESRFEGRAYLFVYEPQLCDRDYLYGPPGEGYDDNAQRFGLFSYAVSELARRLQSDIVHLNDWQTALTALIIAEDDTLKASTVYTIHNLAYQGEFPKSALSALGVDKRHFTLEGIEFYDRINLMKAGIGYADAVTTVSPTYAEEILTHRFGCGLEGYLQHHRAKVTGIANGIDTEHFAPQSDSSLFRLYKTPRGKHANKKHYLAEAGLCDAELPLFIFIGRFTWQKGIDLLLEALPQMAALPCNIAVLGEGEPQYAPRFEKAAEAHPNIHLFFGYDEALAHRMYAAADFLLMPSLFEPCGLNQLIAAHYGAVPVVHRVGGLADTVAPVAYAPEAQSPCGIAFDAATPEALLGAFEAALGLFNDAKAWSRVATHNMKADVSWGQSASAYAALYRKISGSALK; translated from the coding sequence ATGCGTAAGCAGAGTGTACTCTTCGCCGCCAGCGAGGTGTACCCGTTCGCAAAGACCGGCGGTCTGGCGGACGTCGGCTACAGCCTCCCCAAGGCTCTCTCGGACGCCTTCGACGTGACCGTGGTGATGCCGCTCTACCACACGGTGGACCGGCAGCGCTTCGGCATCGAAGGGCCGACGGACTTCTTTGACGTGATGCTGGGCATAGAACGCCGTACCGTTTCCGTCTATGAGAGCCGCTTCGAAGGGCGCGCCTACCTCTTTGTCTATGAACCGCAGCTCTGCGACCGCGATTACCTCTACGGCCCGCCGGGCGAGGGGTACGACGACAATGCGCAGCGTTTCGGTCTTTTCAGTTATGCGGTAAGCGAGCTCGCCCGGCGCCTGCAGAGCGATATCGTCCATCTCAACGACTGGCAGACGGCCCTGACGGCGCTGATCATCGCCGAGGACGATACCCTGAAGGCCTCTACCGTCTATACGATCCACAACCTCGCGTATCAGGGGGAGTTCCCGAAAAGTGCGCTCTCTGCGCTGGGAGTGGACAAGCGCCACTTTACCCTCGAAGGGATCGAATTCTACGACCGGATCAACCTGATGAAGGCGGGCATAGGGTATGCCGATGCCGTCACGACCGTCAGCCCTACCTATGCGGAGGAGATCCTCACCCACCGGTTCGGCTGCGGGCTGGAGGGGTACCTGCAGCACCACCGGGCTAAAGTGACCGGCATCGCGAACGGGATCGATACGGAGCATTTCGCACCGCAGTCGGACAGTAGCCTTTTTCGCCTCTATAAAACGCCGCGGGGCAAGCACGCCAACAAAAAGCACTATCTGGCGGAGGCGGGCCTCTGCGATGCCGAGCTCCCGCTCTTTATCTTCATCGGGCGCTTTACCTGGCAGAAGGGGATAGACCTGCTCCTCGAGGCACTGCCGCAGATGGCGGCGCTGCCGTGCAATATCGCCGTTCTGGGGGAGGGGGAGCCGCAGTATGCCCCGCGTTTCGAGAAGGCGGCGGAGGCGCACCCCAACATCCACCTCTTTTTCGGCTACGACGAGGCGCTGGCCCACCGCATGTACGCGGCGGCGGATTTCCTGCTGATGCCCTCCCTGTTCGAACCCTGCGGGCTGAACCAGCTCATCGCGGCGCACTACGGTGCCGTGCCGGTCGTGCACCGTGTCGGCGGGCTTGCCGATACGGTGGCCCCGGTCGCGTATGCCCCCGAAGCGCAGAGCCCCTGCGGGATCGCCTTTGACGCCGCAACTCCCGAGGCGCTCCTGGGCGCCTTTGAGGCGGCCCTCGGGCTCTTCAATGACGCGAAAGCGTGGAGCAGGGTCGCAACCCACAATATGAAGGCGGATGTCTCCTGGGGTCAAAGTGCCTCGGCGTACGCCGCGCTGTACCGGAAAATCAGCGGGAGCGCGTTAAAATGA
- a CDS encoding UTP--glucose-1-phosphate uridylyltransferase, whose translation MSEIRYDKLHDVHVLIAPERLHRPDCIPKRVKAFHHVAKCPFCEGNESLTPPEIFALRDEGSFANEPGWKTRVVPNLYKAVQIETPHRHHYGLFEYHDGFGAHEVIIDTPEHRTSMTQWSEQEVVDWLLTLGARVADLRRDIRIGYISLFKNEGSDAGATQPHSHTQLIGLPILPEAQRAYYERNAHYFREHGTPLVAAIISHERQAGERIIAEQGGYTAYCPFASAYPFEVIIASEKRRGQIDTLGPKDFEPLAPLLLDVLAKLERQLGCLAFNVEIATPPFHVPEGMAPYATTDDMFRFTLRIQPRLYRHGGFELSTQVMINPVAPETAARLLRGEPDA comes from the coding sequence ATGTCTGAGATCCGGTACGACAAGCTGCACGACGTGCACGTCCTCATCGCCCCCGAACGGCTCCACCGTCCTGACTGCATCCCCAAACGTGTCAAGGCGTTCCACCATGTGGCCAAATGTCCCTTCTGCGAGGGGAACGAATCGCTGACGCCGCCGGAGATCTTCGCCCTCAGAGACGAAGGGAGTTTTGCAAACGAGCCGGGGTGGAAGACCCGCGTCGTCCCCAACCTCTACAAGGCCGTGCAGATCGAGACGCCCCACCGGCACCATTACGGGCTTTTTGAATACCACGACGGGTTCGGGGCCCACGAAGTGATCATCGACACACCTGAGCACCGCACCTCCATGACGCAGTGGAGCGAACAGGAGGTCGTGGACTGGCTCCTGACCCTGGGCGCGCGGGTGGCGGACCTGCGGCGGGACATCCGTATCGGCTATATCTCCCTGTTTAAAAACGAGGGGAGCGACGCGGGGGCGACCCAGCCCCATTCGCACACCCAGCTCATCGGCCTGCCGATCCTCCCGGAGGCGCAGCGCGCCTATTATGAACGCAACGCACACTATTTTCGCGAGCACGGCACGCCGCTCGTTGCGGCGATCATCAGCCACGAGCGCCAGGCGGGAGAACGCATCATCGCCGAGCAGGGGGGCTATACGGCATATTGCCCCTTTGCAAGCGCCTACCCGTTCGAGGTGATCATTGCCTCGGAAAAACGGCGCGGCCAGATCGACACCCTCGGCCCGAAGGATTTCGAGCCCCTGGCACCGCTGCTGCTGGACGTCCTCGCGAAGCTGGAACGGCAGCTGGGGTGCCTGGCTTTCAACGTCGAGATCGCCACGCCCCCGTTCCATGTCCCCGAGGGCATGGCGCCCTATGCGACGACGGACGATATGTTCCGCTTTACCCTCCGGATCCAGCCGCGGCTCTACAGGCACGGCGGGTTTGAGCTCTCGACGCAGGTCATGATCAACCCCGTCGCCCCCGAAACGGCGGCAAGACTGCTGAGGGGTGAACCTGATGCGTAA
- a CDS encoding glycoside hydrolase family 57 protein, with product MRRASLNLAFIWHMHQPDYRDSSGVMTMPWVFLHAIKDYYEMPWLLTRFPGLKATFNVTPPLIEQLNLYRDPLANDAFLALWIKPTEQLEEHERAWMVKMCKSTQFETMVRPLPRYAALFHRDDYSHAQLLELQLLFMLAWCGNYLRQHSSVVKKLLAQQDAYSQRDKHALLEELTSFVATILPFYAQLQKSGTIAVSTTPYNHPILPLLLDVGNAKKANPHTTLPANPLSLEGDAVEQVRRAIALYQKTFGTDPVGFWPAEGAVDERSVGIYREHGLKWIATDEEILFRSLKNSAREDLYSPYRFDGVTIGFRDHGLSDLIGFTYRFKPADEAAEHFIRSVGGIASGKAERTVFVILDGENAWEFFENNAYDFFTALYARLKSSDGLQTVTMNEVALQPDQPTLPHLAPGSWIYGNFDTWSGHVEKNRAWELIYQTRRDADHHGGGVDPETAEKIRFHFLAAECSDWFWWYGDDHATDFAEEFDALFRDHLIAIYRLLGMQPPADLFDPIITQKGRDAFLTYPQSAVSPIIDGKESSFFEWLGSGMVDESKGYSTMDRVRGPIEKIHYGHDEEQVYLAFEGDTEMLRTKGCMLVVTIEENGRQAVVPMARTLQDKRLAFAFDERPELALSREGFLGLDVFHLRFEITHGDEIIQTLPGYGSLHIDMNETYAEHWFV from the coding sequence ATGCGCAGAGCATCGCTGAACCTCGCATTCATCTGGCACATGCACCAGCCCGATTACCGGGACAGCAGCGGTGTCATGACGATGCCGTGGGTGTTCCTGCATGCCATCAAAGATTACTACGAGATGCCGTGGCTGCTGACGCGGTTCCCGGGTCTCAAGGCGACGTTCAACGTCACCCCTCCGCTGATCGAACAGCTGAACCTCTACCGCGATCCGCTTGCCAACGACGCCTTTTTGGCGCTCTGGATCAAACCGACGGAGCAGCTCGAGGAGCATGAGCGCGCCTGGATGGTCAAGATGTGCAAATCGACGCAGTTCGAAACGATGGTGCGGCCGCTGCCGCGCTATGCGGCGCTCTTCCACCGCGACGATTACAGCCACGCGCAGCTGCTGGAGCTGCAGCTGCTCTTTATGCTGGCATGGTGCGGCAACTACCTGCGCCAGCACAGCAGCGTAGTTAAGAAGCTTTTGGCGCAGCAGGATGCCTACTCCCAGCGGGACAAGCATGCGCTGCTCGAGGAGCTGACCTCCTTTGTCGCAACGATCCTCCCTTTTTACGCGCAGCTGCAGAAGTCGGGGACGATCGCCGTCTCGACGACGCCGTACAACCACCCCATTCTGCCACTGCTGCTCGATGTCGGGAACGCCAAAAAGGCCAATCCCCACACGACGCTGCCGGCCAACCCGCTCTCGCTCGAGGGAGACGCGGTGGAGCAGGTACGGCGCGCGATCGCCCTGTATCAAAAGACGTTCGGAACGGACCCGGTCGGGTTCTGGCCGGCAGAAGGGGCGGTGGACGAGCGCAGCGTCGGCATTTACCGGGAACACGGTCTCAAATGGATTGCGACGGACGAGGAGATCTTGTTCCGTTCGCTCAAAAACAGCGCCCGCGAGGACCTCTACAGCCCCTACCGTTTCGACGGCGTCACCATCGGCTTCCGCGACCACGGGCTCAGCGACCTCATCGGCTTTACCTACCGTTTCAAACCGGCGGACGAAGCGGCGGAGCACTTTATCCGTTCCGTCGGCGGTATCGCTTCGGGAAAAGCGGAGCGTACCGTCTTCGTCATCCTTGACGGGGAGAACGCCTGGGAGTTCTTTGAAAACAACGCCTACGACTTCTTCACCGCGCTCTACGCCCGATTGAAGAGCAGCGACGGCCTGCAGACGGTGACGATGAACGAGGTTGCACTCCAGCCCGATCAGCCGACGCTGCCGCATCTGGCGCCGGGAAGCTGGATCTACGGCAACTTCGACACCTGGAGCGGCCACGTCGAGAAGAACCGCGCCTGGGAACTGATCTACCAGACCCGCCGCGATGCCGACCACCACGGGGGCGGGGTTGACCCGGAGACGGCGGAAAAGATCCGATTTCATTTCCTGGCCGCCGAATGCAGCGACTGGTTCTGGTGGTACGGCGACGACCACGCGACGGACTTCGCCGAAGAGTTCGACGCGCTTTTCCGCGACCACCTTATCGCTATCTACCGCCTGCTGGGGATGCAGCCCCCGGCCGATCTTTTCGATCCGATCATCACCCAGAAGGGGCGCGATGCTTTCCTCACCTACCCGCAGAGCGCGGTCTCGCCGATCATCGACGGAAAGGAATCGAGCTTTTTCGAGTGGCTGGGCAGCGGTATGGTCGACGAAAGCAAGGGGTACTCGACGATGGACCGGGTCCGCGGCCCCATCGAGAAGATCCACTACGGGCATGACGAGGAACAGGTCTACCTCGCTTTCGAAGGGGACACCGAGATGCTGCGCACCAAGGGGTGCATGCTGGTTGTGACGATCGAAGAGAACGGCCGGCAAGCGGTGGTGCCGATGGCGAGAACCCTGCAGGATAAGCGGCTCGCGTTCGCCTTCGACGAGCGCCCGGAACTGGCGCTCTCACGCGAGGGGTTCCTCGGGCTCGATGTCTTCCATCTGCGTTTCGAGATTACCCACGGCGACGAGATTATCCAAACGCTGCCGGGGTACGGATCGCTGCATATCGATATGAATGAAACTTACGCGGAGCACTGGTTTGTCTAG